TGTTTCCAGGTCCATGAACTTGCCGAATTTGGCAACGCCCGCATTATTGATCAGAATATCAATCTGACCCAGTTCATTTTTGATAGAAGCAACAGCTGTTGTGACAGCATCGTAATTGGATACGTCTGCGGTCGCAATTGCTACCTTGACGCCATATGCTTCTACTTCCTTGGCGACCTGCTTTAGATTTTCTTCAGAGCGAGCCAAGAGACCGAGATGCACGCCTTCCTTTGCCAGGGCGATTGCAATTGCGCGGCCAATACCTTTACCTGCACCCGTAATGAATGCGGTTTTACCTTTTAGTTCGATAGCCAAACGAAAAACACTCCTTTTTCAAGACAATAGGAATCTCATGTATATTGTGCAGTGTACTAGCATTTATCCCCGGAGGGAAGGATGCACTTTTATGTACGTAGGTTACGAAAGGTAACTATATAAAGGAAAATGTCCTCCCTGAGTAGGGAGAACATTGGATAGTAAGGGTAGAACTGCTTACAGCTTGTATACGTCTGTGTATTTTTTCTCGAGGTAATTCATCAAGTAAGTTGCATTTGTACCTTCGCCTGTAATCGCTTGAACGAGTTCACGAGGGCTCTTCATTTTACCGTACTGATGGATTTTTTCCTTGAGCCATTCACGGATCGGCGCGAAATCGCCTTTTGCGATCAGCTCTTCGTAACCGTTAATCTCATTCTCCATAACGTGGACGAATTGTGCCGCATACACATTACCCAGCGAGTAAGTCGGGAAGTAACCGATCATTCCGCCAGACCAGTGAACATCCTGAAGCACACCCAATGCATCTGTCGGTGGCTCAACACCCAAGTATTCTTTCATTTTTTCGTTCCAGATTTTTGGCAGATCAGCCACTTGAATGGTTTGATTGATCAAGCCTTTCTCGATCTCGTAGCGGATCATGACATGCAGGTTGTACGTCAACTCATCTGCCTCTGTCCGGATAAAGGAAGGAGTAACAGCGTTAACTGCACGATGCAGGTCTTCTACAGATACGCCTTCGAACTGGGTAGGGAACGCTTTTTGCAGGTCCGCGAAAAAGTGGTTCCAGAATGGCAGACTGCGTCCGACCATGTTTTCCCAGTAGCGGGATTGAGATTCGTGAATCCCCATGGAGGTACCATCGCACAGAGGCGTGAACAGCAGGTCTGGATTGATGTTCTGCTCGTACATCGCGTGGCCAGCCTCGTGAATACAACTAAAGAGCGCAGAATTGAAATCATTTTCAGCGTAGCGCGTCGTAATGCGGACATCTCCAGGGTTGAAGGTGGTGCAGAACGGATGCGCACTGCGATCCATGCGGCCAGACTTGAAGTCGTATCCGATTTTCTCGAGGATATAACGGCTGAATGCTTCCTGGTCTGCCACTGGGAAGTTTTTCGTCAAGAAGGAGGTGTCTGGCTTGTTCGGAGAGTCTGCGATCGCTTTTACCAGCTTGACGGTTTTCTCACGCAAGGTGGCGAAGATCGGATCGAGCTGATCGACAGTCATGCCAGGCTCGTACATGTCCAAGAGGGTGTTGTACTTGTTTTTGCCGTCATTCCCCCAATATTCGATGAACTCGAGCTGGAAGTTCACGATTTTCTCGAGGTATGGCTGGAACATGGAAAAGTCGTTGTTGGCACGAGCTTCTTCCCATACCGTTTCTGCCTTGGCTGTCAGTACAACGTACTCCTGATGTCTGTCAGCAGGAATTTTCTTGTTACGGTCAAATTCCTTTTTGCATTCCAGCACACTGTGACGGGTAATTTCATCCAATGTTTCGAGGACAGATGGCTCACTCAGCTCTGCCAAAAGCGCTTCCATTTCTTTAGACGTCGCCAGCTTGAATTGCTCGCCAGCCAAAGTCCCGATGATTTCCGAGCGGGCATCCATTCCATTGCGAGGCGCTTGTGTAGCCTTGTCCCAATAAAGAACGTTCAGTGCTTGCGTGTAGCTGGTTATTTTTTTCACATAGTCACGGAATTCTACCGCACGTGTTTCTACAGTCGTTGACATAGGGTTCCTCCCATAAATTTTTCATGTTCTGGTAATGGATAGGTAAGTCATGCAGTCAAAAAATTTTTACTACTGAATATTATATCGGTTTAACGAAAAATTACTAGGTGGATGCGGCAAGCATTTGTCGGTATAATCGTAGAGGAAACGAATGTGTTACTTATTTGCGATGACAGGAGAATGAAGATGAGTCAATCCAATCCCCAATGGGAAAATGAGATAGCAAAACGCCGTACCTTCGCCATCATCTCCCACCCGGATGCGGGTAAAACGACAATGACGGAAAAGCTGCTCTACTACGGCGGAGCCATCCGTGAAGCAGGGGTGGTCAAGGGGCGCAAAAATTCCAAGCATGCCACCTCCGACTGGATGGAGATCGAGAAAAAACGTGGAATCTCCGTTACGTCTAGTGCGATGGATTTCGAATACAACGGACACCACATCAACATTTTGGATACGCCTGGTCACCAGGACTTCAGTGAAGATACGTACCGCACGCTGACGGCTGCTGATGCTGCTGTGATGATTATCGACGTAGCAAAAGGGGTAGAGGCACAGACGATCAAGCTGTTCAAGGTCTGTCGCATGCGTGGTATTCCGATCTTTACGTTCGTGAACAAGCTGGACCGCCACGGTAAAGATCCATTCGAGCTCTTGGAAGAAATTGAGCGCGTATTGGGTATTCGTTCTTATCCGATGAACTGGCCGATTGGGATGGGAAGCTATTTCAGCGGCGTATTTGACCGTATGAAGTCCCGTGTCGAGCTGTACCAAAACAATACACAGCACGAAGAGATTTCCTTTTTCCCTGTAGAGGGAGCAGAAGATCCATTGATCGGTGATCGTGTCGGTCAAGAACTGTGGCAGCAATTGCAGGACGAAATCTCGCTGCTGGATGTTGCGGGAGATGAATACGATCCGGAACTGATCAACAAAGGGCAACTGACGCCTGTTTTCTTCGGAAGTGCCATCAATAACTTCGGTGTACAAACATTCCTGGATAACTTCCTGCAAATGGCGCCAGCACCTTCTGCGAAGAAGAGTACAGAAGGCTTGATTGATCCGTATACGAATGAGTTTTCCGGCTTCATCTTTAAAATCCAAGCCAATATGAACCCAGCTCACCGAGATCGGATCGCTTTCTTGCGTATTTGCTCCGGCAAGTTTGAGCGGGGGATGGCAGTCAAGCACGTCCGTCTTGGCAAAGACATCAAATTGGCGCAGCCGGTACAGTTTATGGCACAGGACCGCGAAATAGTCGATGAATCGTTCGCGGGAGATGTTATCGGTCTTTTCGACCCGGGCATTTTCCAGATCGGCGATACACTCTGCGTCGGAAAATCGTTTGAGTACGAAGAAATGCCGCACTTCTCGCCGGAGTTTTTCTCCAAGGTGATGGTGAAGGACGCGATGAAGCACAAGCAATTCCAAAAAGGGATCATGCAGTTGACCGAGGAAGGGACAGTGCAGTTATTCCGTACCCATCCGATGGAAGAGCTGATTCTTGGTGTCGTAGGTGTGCTGCAGTTCGAGGTACTGGAATACCGTTTGAAAGCCGAGTACGGGGTAGACATCATGCTGACTCGTATGCCGTATCAAATCGCTCGCTGGCTCGAAGGGGAGAAAGCAGACCTCGATGCTGTGAAGAACCGAACCGTTTCTGACCGTTATGGCCGTCCGGTTATGCTGTTTGAGAGCGAGTACCAGCTGCGTGTCGCGATGGATAAGTACTCGAATATCAAGTTCCACGACAGTTCACTTGGTTTGAAATCCGTACATTCTTAATTAAAAATGGAATGACAGGGCCTCCCGATCACGGTGAGGCCCTTTTTGTCCCTCCTGAGGAGGCAAATGTAGTAGTTTGGCTCAGGAGACGCAGTTAGAACTCGATTTCAAAAAACCTGACCGCCTCCGTAGCATTTGGAAGGGTGATCATCCCTTTTTCTTGCAGACCGATTTTCTTTAGAAGATTGGCAGAAGATGCATTATCGGGGTTGGTGATTGCTACGATACGCTTTAAGCCGAAAACTTCTTTTCCGTGGGCAAGAACGGCAGAGGCTGCCTCATAGGCGTAGCCTTTGCTCCAGTATGCGGGTAGTAAGGCAAAGCCGATATCGACATCCTCCAACGAATCTCTCTTGATCAGCCCACATAAACCAATCGGAACATTTCCTTCCTTCAGCTCTATCAAATACAGGCCAAAGCCATGCTTTTCATACATCGCGACAGCGCCATTCAAAATAAAGTTGCGGGCGTCTTCCGTCGTACGAAGACCACGATCGCCAATAAAACGGATCCAAGAAGGCTCATTCATCAGTTTCAAGACAAAATCAGCGTCTTCGGCAGTTTGCCAGCGGAGGATGAGACGATCTGTTTCCAGCACTTTCAAAGAAACGACACCAGCCTTTGCTTTTATCATTTATCCGATAATTTGCAGCTCTTTAGGAAAGGACGTCAATACTTCTACGCCTTCCTTCGTGACGAGCACATTGTCTTCAATGCGGATGCCACCGATCTGCGTGTTATAAATGCCCGGTTCAATCGTGAAAACCATGCCTGGGATGAGCTCTCCTGCTGCTTGGCTGTGAACGTAAGGCGCTTCATGGAGCTCCAGTCCGATTCCGTGCCCGACACGATTGATGAAAAACTCTCCATAGCCCCGGTCCGCAATGACAGCCCGTGCAGCTAGGTCAACATCTGCGATCGGTGCCCCTGGCCAAATGGCCTGTATCCCGGCCCGATTCGCTTGCAAGACCGTATCGTACATGTCCAGCAATTCTGTACCCAGTTTACCGACAGCAAAGGTACGAGTCAGGTCCGATACATACCCATCGACATACACGCCTGCGTCAATCAACAAAACTTCTCCTGCCTGAATCACCCGATCACCCGGGTCGCCATGGGGCAGTGCTGCTTTTTCTCCAGCCAACACAATCGTTGAAAAGGAAGGGCCTTGTGCTTTTAGCTTCTTCATCTGGTATTCCAGCTCTGCGACGACGTCCAGTTCCGTCATCCCTATGGATATCAGCGGGAGCGTACGGCGTAGAGATTCCTCCATGACCCAAATAGCCCGCTTGATCGTAGCGATTTCAGATGCATCCTTGGCCACGCGTATACTGCATAGCAAGTCACCGACATCCACTGCTTCTGTAGCGTTCACGATCGATACGAGTGCCTCGTATGTTTTCGCTGTCAAATGGTTCTTCTCTACACCAATGTGAGAGAGAGAAGCTGGCAGCAAATGCTTCAGCACGGTTAGCGCATCCTGTGAATCGTCATGCGTGTAAATCATAATGGCGGGACAAGCCTCCCGTGCTTTGTCAGCGTCCAGCAGTGGAACGAAGAGGAAGGGGGACTCGCCTCTCACTAAGACGAGGCCCATAAAACGTTCATGTGGCTCAGTCAAAAATCCGGTAAAATAGTACACATTTTTGGGATGCGTAATCAGCAATGCGTCCAGTTTCCTGCTTTCCATATACGCGTGCAGCTTTTCCAGTCTTTCTTGCATCCAGATCACCCTTTTTTATTGGTAGACATGCGGATGAGACACATTACGTTAGGTTCTAAAAATGACAGGTGTCAAAACGGACAGGATCTCGGCTTCTTCAACAGTGGAAGGATTGTACCACGTATGTAGGAGAGAGGAAGGGAAGTGGATCGTGTCTCCTTGCTCGAGATGGTATTCGGTTTCGTCGACGACGATGGTGACACATCCTTTTACGACGTAGTAAAACTCTTCACCGGGATGCTGAAAGGCGACATGCTTCGTCTGTCCGGGTGGTAATACGTTGAGGAGGGGCTCGAGTGCCCTGTCGGGGAAATTCCCACCGATTCGAATGTACTTTACCGGTGACCCTTCAATCTGCAACGTTTTACGCTTTGCAATGGGCGTGTGGTACGTGACATCTTTGTCTACTTCAAAGAAGTACGTAATGGGGACACCCAGGCATTCCGCAATTTTTTGCAGGGAAGTAATCGCGAGCGAGCTGTTGCCGCGCTCTACTTGTGATAAGAAGCTGACGGAGAATCCTGATTTCTCACTTAAATCCTTTAAAGTAAGCTCCTGCTGGATACGAAGCGCTCGTATTTTTTTGTAAACGTGCTCCAAAAAGTCACCTCCTGCTCAAAAAAAATTACGGTATTACAGTAAATATTACGGTAATACAAAAATAATTGCTATATTTATTCCGAATCTTCCTTCTTCTTTTTGTATCCTACTTGTACCATTCCCTTCATATACTGGGACAAAGACAGGCCGTTTGAGAGGAAGGGAATGCTTTGAGGGCTCTCTTGTTAGTGGTTTTGTTTCTTGTTGCCTTTGACATGCACGCGCAGACGCCTCTTCTTGCACCGTATTTAAACGTATTGGGTGTATCCGCTGCGATGATCGGCTTTGTGCTCGGTGGTTATGCGATCAGCAATTTGACAGGAAACCTGCTCGCTGGCCCTTTTCTTGATCGCTATCCGAAAAAATGGTTTATCGCAGGTGGATTGATTTTGGCTGGCGTGATGCTGATTGGTCAAGGCATCGTGCAAAATACTGCGGGCTTCTTTACCTTTCGGCTGATGCTCGGGTTTTTGATGGCGTTTGTATCTCCTGCTTGTTCTGCTTTGCTCGGAGAAACAGGGAAGACGGCACTTGAGCAGGGCGAGATCATGGGGAAAAAGGGATTGGTCCTTACCGCGGCAGGTATCGTATCCCCGGCAGTCGGTAGCTTTTTGGCGGTGCAGTTTGGCTATGGCCAATCCTTTGTGATTCTCGGCTACATGATGATGATTGCTGGCGTTTTCGCTTGGATGATGTTGCCCGAAAGAGTAGAGGGAAGCACGTCGTCTACGCCACGAAGCAAAGGTGAGGGAAAGCTGAGCCTAACTGCCATCCTGGAAAATCGAATGCTATATCCTGCGTTTCTTGGGGGATTTGCGATCATTTACGCACAAGGAACGATCATCTATGAAGTGCCTTTGCTCATTCAAAAACAAGGGATGTCCCCCGCCGTTACTGGCATATTATTCAGCTTGAAAGGGTTGGGGGCGCTTGCGATTTTGTGCCAGTTTTGGCTGCATCGGGTCCCCGTTGAGACGAGAACGTTTGCTGGATTGGGTGTGCTCAGCCTTCTTCTGTACGCTCTGGCAATCGGGCTGGCTATTCCGATTCACGTCATGATGTTTTTCTTCGGTGCGTGCTTTGGGATGCTGTTCCCAGCTTTCGCGACCATTTTGACGGTACATACACCGAGAGAGCAATACGGTAGCGTGTTTAGTATTTACTCAGCGATATTGTCGATCGGAGCGGTATTGAGCCCAGTATTGGCAGGCTTGCTGGGGAATTGGCACCATTCCTACTTCATTGCGTTTTTTGTAACCGCGGGTGTCTGCCTGATCGGGGGCCTGCATCGATTCTTGTTAAGTGGGGTTCCACGCTAAGAGAATAAGGACTTTCTGCTTAGGGAGCAGGAGGTCTTTTTTTGTTTCCATAAAACAAAAAGTTGAGCATCTTGCCATAATCGGCTATAATACCCATTGTGATTATGATTATTATTCTCAATAGAAATGCATTCGAGTTGGCAATTTTTCGCTGCTTGAAGGCATGACGCAGATGGAGGAACGAACCGATGAAGAAAACAGCCAAACTTTCGATAGCCAGTGTCGTATTGGCAAGCCTCGTTACAATCGTGAGCGCTTGCTCTGGCCAGCCGAACGCAGCGAGTCCAGAGACACAAGCCAGCAATAGCCAGACCGCGACACCAGCGGCTGAAGCCCCACGGGTACTGAAGGATGCGATGGGAAATGAAGTAACAGTCCCAGCTCAACCACAGCGCGTGATCGCTTCTTATCTGGAGGATCATTTAGTAGCATTGGGAGTGAAGCCAGTTGCTCAATGGTCAGTAGGGAACAACCAGGTACAAGGCTACCTGCAAAAAGAGCTGGGGGGTATTCCAGCGATTCCTTATGATCTGCCGCCAGAGGTCGTGATGAGCCACAGCCCTGACCTG
The window above is part of the Brevibacillus brevis NBRC 100599 genome. Proteins encoded here:
- a CDS encoding M24 family metallopeptidase, producing MQERLEKLHAYMESRKLDALLITHPKNVYYFTGFLTEPHERFMGLVLVRGESPFLFVPLLDADKAREACPAIMIYTHDDSQDALTVLKHLLPASLSHIGVEKNHLTAKTYEALVSIVNATEAVDVGDLLCSIRVAKDASEIATIKRAIWVMEESLRRTLPLISIGMTELDVVAELEYQMKKLKAQGPSFSTIVLAGEKAALPHGDPGDRVIQAGEVLLIDAGVYVDGYVSDLTRTFAVGKLGTELLDMYDTVLQANRAGIQAIWPGAPIADVDLAARAVIADRGYGEFFINRVGHGIGLELHEAPYVHSQAAGELIPGMVFTIEPGIYNTQIGGIRIEDNVLVTKEGVEVLTSFPKELQIIG
- a CDS encoding peptide chain release factor 3, producing MSQSNPQWENEIAKRRTFAIISHPDAGKTTMTEKLLYYGGAIREAGVVKGRKNSKHATSDWMEIEKKRGISVTSSAMDFEYNGHHINILDTPGHQDFSEDTYRTLTAADAAVMIIDVAKGVEAQTIKLFKVCRMRGIPIFTFVNKLDRHGKDPFELLEEIERVLGIRSYPMNWPIGMGSYFSGVFDRMKSRVELYQNNTQHEEISFFPVEGAEDPLIGDRVGQELWQQLQDEISLLDVAGDEYDPELINKGQLTPVFFGSAINNFGVQTFLDNFLQMAPAPSAKKSTEGLIDPYTNEFSGFIFKIQANMNPAHRDRIAFLRICSGKFERGMAVKHVRLGKDIKLAQPVQFMAQDREIVDESFAGDVIGLFDPGIFQIGDTLCVGKSFEYEEMPHFSPEFFSKVMVKDAMKHKQFQKGIMQLTEEGTVQLFRTHPMEELILGVVGVLQFEVLEYRLKAEYGVDIMLTRMPYQIARWLEGEKADLDAVKNRTVSDRYGRPVMLFESEYQLRVAMDKYSNIKFHDSSLGLKSVHS
- a CDS encoding GNAT family N-acetyltransferase — translated: MIKAKAGVVSLKVLETDRLILRWQTAEDADFVLKLMNEPSWIRFIGDRGLRTTEDARNFILNGAVAMYEKHGFGLYLIELKEGNVPIGLCGLIKRDSLEDVDIGFALLPAYWSKGYAYEAASAVLAHGKEVFGLKRIVAITNPDNASSANLLKKIGLQEKGMITLPNATEAVRFFEIEF
- a CDS encoding carboxypeptidase M32 yields the protein MSTTVETRAVEFRDYVKKITSYTQALNVLYWDKATQAPRNGMDARSEIIGTLAGEQFKLATSKEMEALLAELSEPSVLETLDEITRHSVLECKKEFDRNKKIPADRHQEYVVLTAKAETVWEEARANNDFSMFQPYLEKIVNFQLEFIEYWGNDGKNKYNTLLDMYEPGMTVDQLDPIFATLREKTVKLVKAIADSPNKPDTSFLTKNFPVADQEAFSRYILEKIGYDFKSGRMDRSAHPFCTTFNPGDVRITTRYAENDFNSALFSCIHEAGHAMYEQNINPDLLFTPLCDGTSMGIHESQSRYWENMVGRSLPFWNHFFADLQKAFPTQFEGVSVEDLHRAVNAVTPSFIRTEADELTYNLHVMIRYEIEKGLINQTIQVADLPKIWNEKMKEYLGVEPPTDALGVLQDVHWSGGMIGYFPTYSLGNVYAAQFVHVMENEINGYEELIAKGDFAPIREWLKEKIHQYGKMKSPRELVQAITGEGTNATYLMNYLEKKYTDVYKL
- a CDS encoding MFS transporter, whose protein sequence is MRALLLVVLFLVAFDMHAQTPLLAPYLNVLGVSAAMIGFVLGGYAISNLTGNLLAGPFLDRYPKKWFIAGGLILAGVMLIGQGIVQNTAGFFTFRLMLGFLMAFVSPACSALLGETGKTALEQGEIMGKKGLVLTAAGIVSPAVGSFLAVQFGYGQSFVILGYMMMIAGVFAWMMLPERVEGSTSSTPRSKGEGKLSLTAILENRMLYPAFLGGFAIIYAQGTIIYEVPLLIQKQGMSPAVTGILFSLKGLGALAILCQFWLHRVPVETRTFAGLGVLSLLLYALAIGLAIPIHVMMFFFGACFGMLFPAFATILTVHTPREQYGSVFSIYSAILSIGAVLSPVLAGLLGNWHHSYFIAFFVTAGVCLIGGLHRFLLSGVPR
- a CDS encoding helix-turn-helix domain-containing protein, giving the protein MEHVYKKIRALRIQQELTLKDLSEKSGFSVSFLSQVERGNSSLAITSLQKIAECLGVPITYFFEVDKDVTYHTPIAKRKTLQIEGSPVKYIRIGGNFPDRALEPLLNVLPPGQTKHVAFQHPGEEFYYVVKGCVTIVVDETEYHLEQGDTIHFPSSLLHTWYNPSTVEEAEILSVLTPVIFRT